In Neorhizobium galegae, the following proteins share a genomic window:
- the bluB gene encoding 5,6-dimethylbenzimidazole synthase, whose amino-acid sequence MFGSYGRDVRDQFLPDPLPDDLVKRLLGAAHSAPSVGFMQPWNFILIRDPAVREAARAAFSRANNEAVEMFAEESRDLYRSLKLEGIVKAPLSICVTCDPDRAGPVVLGRTHNPRMDVYSTVCAVQNLWLAARAEGVGVGWVSIFREEDVRALLGIPDRVEIVAWLCLGYADRLYGEPELALKGWRQRLALEELVFQDRWDNR is encoded by the coding sequence TTGTTTGGATCGTATGGCCGCGACGTGCGCGACCAGTTCCTGCCCGACCCGCTACCGGACGACCTGGTAAAGCGGTTGCTTGGCGCCGCGCATTCGGCACCCTCGGTCGGCTTCATGCAGCCCTGGAATTTCATCCTCATCCGCGATCCGGCGGTGCGGGAGGCGGCCCGGGCCGCCTTCTCGCGCGCCAATAACGAAGCCGTGGAGATGTTTGCCGAAGAAAGCCGCGACCTTTATCGCAGCCTCAAGCTCGAAGGCATCGTCAAGGCGCCGCTGTCGATCTGCGTCACCTGCGATCCAGATCGTGCCGGCCCGGTCGTGCTCGGCCGCACCCACAATCCGCGCATGGACGTCTATTCGACCGTCTGCGCCGTGCAGAACCTGTGGCTCGCCGCGCGGGCGGAGGGCGTCGGTGTCGGCTGGGTCAGCATTTTTCGCGAGGAGGACGTGCGTGCACTGCTGGGCATTCCCGACCGCGTGGAGATCGTCGCCTGGCTATGCCTCGGTTATGCCGACCGGCTCTATGGCGAGCCGGAATTGGCGCTCAAGGGCTGGCGCCAGCGATTGGCCCTGGAGGAGCTGGTCTTTCAGGATCGCTGGGATAACCGTTGA
- a CDS encoding NADP-dependent malic enzyme, protein MTSNMPVTSPANADLDEQALFFHRYPRPGKLEIQATKPLGNQRDLALAYSPGVAAPCLAIRDNPDMAAYYTARANLVAVVSNGSAVLGLGNIGPLASKPVMEGKAVLFKKFAGIDVFDIEIDAPGIEAMVSTVSALEPTFGGINLEDIKSPECFEVERRLREKMNIPVFHDDQHGTAIIVAAAVLNGLELAGKNIADVKIVTSGAGAAALACLHLLVSLGAKKENIWVHDIEGLVYDGRNTLMDEWKEIYTQKSDKRVLADSIGGADVFLGLSAAGVLKPELLEQMAAKPLIMALANPTPEIMPELARAARPDAMICTGRSDFPNQVNNVLCFPYIFRGALDCGARTINEEMKMAAVKAIAALAREEVSDVAARAYSGESPIFGADYLIPSPFDPRLILRIAPAVAKAAAETGVAARPIQDFEAYLDQLNRFVWRSGFVMKPIFSAAKVSEKNRVIFAEGEDERVLRAAQVLLEEKTATPILIGRPSVIEARLARFGIRIRPNVDFAVVNPEDDPRYRDYVDEYFALVGREGINPEAARTIVRTNNTVIGALAVKRGDADALICGVEGRYDKHLNDVNQIIGKRPGVCAFSGLSLVISQRGAMFFTDTFVNYNPSAQEIAEITILAAEEIRRFGITPKAALICHSNFGSRDSESAQKMRAALKLVRQRAPELEVDGEMQGGSALSETLRKRAMPDSSLTGEANLLVFPNLDAANISLGLVRNLTDALHVGPILLGAAQPAHILSSSVTSRGVVNMAALAVVEASQPNLQIQS, encoded by the coding sequence ATGACATCGAATATGCCCGTAACTTCCCCAGCCAATGCCGATCTCGACGAACAGGCGCTGTTCTTCCACCGCTACCCGCGGCCCGGCAAGCTTGAGATCCAGGCCACCAAGCCGCTCGGCAACCAGCGCGACCTGGCGCTTGCCTATTCTCCGGGCGTTGCAGCCCCATGTCTGGCGATCCGCGACAATCCCGACATGGCGGCTTACTATACCGCCCGCGCCAATCTCGTCGCCGTCGTTTCGAACGGCTCGGCCGTACTTGGGCTCGGCAATATCGGCCCGCTGGCTTCGAAGCCGGTCATGGAAGGCAAGGCCGTCCTCTTCAAGAAATTCGCCGGCATCGACGTCTTCGACATCGAGATCGACGCCCCCGGCATCGAGGCGATGGTCTCGACCGTTTCGGCGCTCGAGCCGACCTTTGGCGGCATCAACCTCGAAGACATCAAGTCGCCGGAGTGTTTCGAAGTCGAGCGCCGGCTGCGCGAAAAGATGAACATCCCGGTCTTCCACGATGACCAGCACGGCACCGCGATCATCGTCGCCGCCGCAGTCCTGAACGGGCTGGAGCTCGCGGGCAAGAACATCGCCGACGTGAAGATCGTCACCTCGGGTGCAGGTGCCGCGGCACTCGCCTGTCTGCATCTCCTCGTCTCGCTCGGTGCGAAGAAGGAGAACATCTGGGTCCACGACATCGAAGGCCTCGTCTATGACGGGCGCAATACGCTGATGGACGAGTGGAAGGAAATCTACACCCAGAAGTCGGACAAGCGTGTCCTTGCCGACAGCATCGGCGGCGCCGACGTGTTTCTCGGCCTGTCCGCCGCGGGCGTGCTGAAGCCCGAGCTCCTGGAGCAGATGGCCGCAAAGCCGCTGATCATGGCGCTTGCCAATCCGACGCCGGAAATCATGCCCGAGCTTGCCCGCGCCGCCCGTCCCGACGCGATGATCTGCACCGGCCGTTCGGACTTCCCGAACCAGGTCAACAACGTGCTGTGTTTCCCCTACATCTTCCGTGGCGCGCTCGATTGCGGCGCCCGGACGATCAACGAGGAAATGAAGATGGCGGCGGTCAAGGCGATAGCAGCGCTTGCCCGCGAGGAAGTCTCCGACGTCGCGGCGCGCGCCTATTCCGGCGAGTCGCCGATTTTTGGCGCAGACTATCTGATCCCCTCGCCCTTCGATCCACGCCTCATCCTGCGCATTGCGCCTGCGGTCGCAAAAGCAGCTGCCGAGACCGGCGTCGCCGCGCGGCCGATCCAGGATTTCGAGGCCTATCTCGACCAGCTGAACCGCTTCGTCTGGCGCTCCGGTTTCGTCATGAAGCCGATCTTCAGCGCCGCCAAGGTTTCGGAAAAGAACCGGGTGATCTTCGCCGAGGGCGAGGACGAACGCGTACTGCGCGCAGCCCAGGTTCTGCTGGAGGAAAAGACCGCAACCCCGATCCTGATCGGCCGTCCTTCCGTCATCGAGGCGCGGCTTGCCCGTTTCGGTATCCGCATCCGCCCGAATGTCGATTTCGCCGTGGTCAACCCGGAAGACGATCCGCGCTACCGCGACTATGTCGACGAATATTTCGCACTGGTCGGCCGCGAAGGCATCAATCCGGAAGCGGCGCGCACCATCGTGCGCACCAACAATACGGTAATCGGTGCGCTGGCGGTCAAGCGCGGCGATGCGGACGCGCTGATCTGCGGTGTCGAAGGACGTTACGACAAGCATCTCAACGACGTGAACCAGATCATCGGCAAGCGGCCGGGCGTCTGCGCCTTCTCGGGCCTCAGCCTGGTCATCTCCCAGCGCGGCGCGATGTTCTTCACCGACACGTTCGTGAATTACAACCCGTCCGCGCAGGAGATTGCCGAAATCACCATTCTGGCGGCAGAAGAAATCCGCCGGTTCGGCATCACCCCGAAGGCGGCGCTGATCTGCCACTCGAACTTCGGTTCGCGCGATTCCGAAAGCGCCCAGAAGATGCGGGCTGCCCTGAAGCTGGTGCGCCAGCGGGCGCCGGAGCTGGAAGTGGACGGCGAAATGCAGGGTGGCTCGGCATTGTCGGAAACGCTGCGCAAGCGGGCCATGCCGGACAGTTCGCTGACCGGCGAAGCCAACCTGCTGGTGTTCCCGAATCTGGATGCGGCAAACATCTCGCTCGGTCTGGTCCGCAACCTCACGGACGCTCTGCATGTCGGCCCGATTCTTCTCGGGGCGGCCCAGCCGGCGCATATCCTGTCGTCCTCGGTGACGTCTCGCGGCGTGGTGAACATGGCGGCGCTCGCCGTCGTGGAAGCCTCGCAGCCAAACCTGCAAATTCAATCCTGA